From the Bacteroidales bacterium genome, the window AAAAGACTGCCCAGGATCCTGACGGTGGAAGAGGTGGAACTTATCCTTAAGCAATGTACAAACCTCAAGCACAAATGCATTCTAATGACCCTATACTCCGGGGGCTTGCGACGATCTGAATTGATAAACCTGAAAATCACGGACATTGACTCTGAGCGTATGCTTATCTGTATCATCCAATCAAAAGGGTATAAGGACAGATATACCCTGCTGTCTGAAAAATTGCTAAAGCTTTTGAGGGACTATTACAGATTCTACAAACCTGCTTACTGGCTGTTTGAAGGCCAGAGCGGTGGACAGTACAGTGCCACCAGTATTGCAAATATCTTCAGGAAAGCCCTGAAAAAAGCCAACATCAACAAAAACGCGACACCCCACACCCTGCGCCACAGTTTCGCCACCCATCTTCTGGAGCAGGGCATCAACCTTCGTTACATACAGGAGATCCTGGGACATTCCAGCGTCAAAACCACCGAAATCTATACACACGTCAGTTCCAGGCAACTCACTAAAAT encodes:
- a CDS encoding site-specific integrase, coding for MALISDGNIDIRILTTYTSMELPSGYLEKLTQKRYSQNTIKTYVSYMRSFMDEFAGRDLQSVTIPEINAYILRLIRTRDISSSQQNQRISAIKFYFEHVLGRKKAYYHLNRPKKEKRLPRILTVEEVELILKQCTNLKHKCILMTLYSGGLRRSELINLKITDIDSERMLICIIQSKGYKDRYTLLSEKLLKLLRDYYRFYKPAYWLFEGQSGGQYSATSIANIFRKALKKANINKNATPHTLRHSFATHLLEQGINLRYIQEILGHSSVKTTEIYTHVSSRQLTKIKNPLDNLNPE